The genomic stretch TGATTCTCTCTGTAAACACTCCCATTTCCAAACAAGGCCACATTCCAAGGATCCAGGTGGACACACATTGGGGGGACACTGCTCATCCCAGTACACTCCCCACAAAGGCGGCAGCCCGAGTGTCCGTCCTGCCCTCTCCGCCAGCTCTCCTCAGCCTGGGCTCTGGGAGATGCAACCAAGCAGGAACAAAAGGACAAAATGATGCGCTGGTGGTACATTTTATGGAGGGAACAAGCAGCCCAGAAAGTCAGGAGGGATGCTCTGCTCCCGGCCAGGTGAAGACCTAGCCCAGGGCGCTGTGGTTGTCAGGGTTTggcccctctgtcccccaccctgcTTGGGAGGCAATTGCCTGGAGCTTTTTTTGCTCTAACCATCTGGGCCTCTCCTGGTCCTCCCACTGAGAACCAGCTGGGCTCCCTCCTGCATGGTCCCCTGGGCTGGGATGGCAACAGGTGGGAGGCCTGGTGAGGGTGAGGAAGACAGGGGCACAGCCTGACAGGCAGAGTGCTGGCTGTGGGGGATGAGCCAAGGTTCCCACCTGGgaacaatacataaataaagaagaaactgtAATGGTGGGCTTTTCTCGTCCCATAAGCGAGGCTAGCGTGTCACCCCTGGGTGCCATCTGCACTCTCCCCGTCCCCTCCTGTAACCAGGGGAGGTGGTGCCTTCAGGttaaggaaggagggaaggagggaaatcaCCAAGGTCACCtaaacagggaaggaaggagcttCATGGGATTAGGACAGAtcacagacctttttttttttaaagattttatttatttatttgagagagagagcacatgagaggggggagggtcagagggagaagcagaccccccgctgagcagggagcccgatgcgggactcgatcccaggactccaggatcatgacctgagccgaaggcagtcgcttaaccaactgagccacccaggcgccccagattacaGACCTTTAAGTGGTCATTTTCCTCGGTGGGATCTGGACCTCAGGATCCCTACTAGCCCAGGTCATGCAGAGCAGCCGAGAAGACTCCATGTGGACAGGATTGGAGGCCAGGCTTCAGCCAGCAGGCAGTGGCCTTGGTCCTTCTGGTGCCTGTGGCCTCCTGGAGAGGGGGCCGTGGCAAAGGCCTCCCCAGGAGCTAGTGGGGGCCAGCCTAGGAACTCCTGGGCTCCCCTGTAACCCTTTGGCTCCCACGTAGCCACAGAGGGTCTTGCCCTTGACTATGGTGCAGCCTCATGCCTGGGATGGGCAGATGAGCTGGGGTGACACACAAGGGATGGTGGCCAGGAATGAGGCAGAATGGGTCCCTGAAGATGTGGCCGCGCCTTCCCCCGCTTACCACCAGAGGGTGCTGTCCTGCCTACTCTTAAGTTCCCAGCCACTAAGGCCCACCACCCTGGAACCTCAAATCCTCAAGATACAGACCTGAGGATAACTTCAAACCCTTGGGGGTCAGGGAGAAGCCAAATAAATGAACATGTGGGAGTGCTTCCTGACCCTAGGAGGGGTCTTCAAGCTCAGAGTCCTTTGCAGAGCCCCACAGACATTCATAAGACTCGGGGGGACCCAGCAGAGCTGTGTTCCGGGGATAATCCTCTTGGCTTCCCAGGCCCCCTGGGGAACCCACTGGCCTGGCATCACCAAGGAGGATGCTTCTGGAAGTGTGGGAAGATCCACATAAGGGCAGCAGCAGGAGCCCAAAGTAGAAGAGGGACCCAGCTCCTCTGGGGCCCCCAACACATGATGACcgtgtgtgagtggggagggcagagtggggggACCTCCTGATCTCCTCCTGCTCCGTCTCTACTGTGACAGGCACAAGGGCCCAGGTGAGGGCAGTCAACTGACACCCCAGATCTGGGTGCTACACTGGGGCATACACATAAGGGCCCTGGTAATGACAACTGTCACCTGACCCTGGATGACTGAGGAACAAAGAGAGGGACCTGATGAAGACAGTCAACTGTCAGCTCTAGGAACCTGCAATGGGGAAGAGGCATGAGGTCCCAAGTAAGGACATTAAGCTGTCACCTCAGCTCTGAGTGAATACAATCTGACACAGTAGTTAGGGCCTTGCTGAACTAAGACAAGTGTCACCTCATTTCTGGAGCCCTACAATGGGGAAGAGAGATGATAGACCCAGTGAGGAGACCCATCTGTCACCTCAGGTCCGGGTGGCAACATGGGTGCTGAGGcataagggctttttttttttttttttaagatttttatttatttgacgagagacacagtgagagagggaacacaagcagggggagtgggagagggagaggcaggcttcccgctgagcagggagcccgatgcggggctcgatcccagaaccctgggatcatgacctgagccaaaggcagatgcttaacgactgagccacccaggcgccccgaggcatAAGGGCTTTCAACTGGCTCTAGATCTCTATGTGGGGGCGGAACAGGAGGGCCCACGTGAGGACAGCCAACAGTCCCCTCAGCTCTGGGTTGGCCCAAGTTTCAACGTTCAACTAACCTTTAACTTCTGGATGCTGACACTGAGGCAAGGCTTAAGGGTCAGGAGTGGAGAGTCACCTTTCCCCTCAGCTCATGGTGCCTAACCTCGGGTGGAGGAATGAGGGACAGGTGAGGTCATTTGACTGTTAGCTCAGATCTGGATCCCTACCCTGAGACGGAGAGCAAGAACCTAAGACACGATGCCCACGGAGCGCTGCGGCCGTGTGAGCTGGTGCGAGCTATGCTGGGGCAGAGACCCGAGCCCCATCAGAGTGTGGCTACAGCAGCCTGAGATGTGAGGGCCCAGGTGACGGCATTACAGTGCAAGCCCAGGTCTTGACCCCCGTGCAAAAAAGGAGAATGAGGCACTAGGTAGAGATGTGAGAGCCCAGATGAGGACAGTCATGTGCAAATCTTGCTGCCTGTTCTGGAAAGTGGAAGGAGGGGCCATTGAGGCCATATTCCACTGGCCCTTAAGCTGTGGGTTATTGAagacaggcagaggcaggacGGACCAGGTGGGAGCAATCAATTGTCACCTGAGATCTGATCGCCTAATCTAGAGTCGAGGCAAGAGGTCCCAGGTGAGGAGATGGACTCAGGGGTAGAAGCACGCAGGCCCATATGATGGCCATCAACTGATAACTCCGCTTCAGCGTCTACACTGAGAGAAGCAAATGAGAGAGCTGTTGAGGACCTCCAGTGGCACCTCAGCTATGGGGACTACACAGGCACAGGTAAGAGCACCCAGAGGAGACATTCTGTGCTACGTCACGCCCCTTGCCTGCACTGGGGCAGGAGGAGACATGAGGGCCTAGGACATGAGAGTGTAATCCTCTCTATGTCCTGACTGAAAAGCAGTCCCAGAGAAAATAAGGGAGTTGTGCAAGGCTGCCCCAGAAGGCCCAGAAGATCTGGAATTGGATCCCATCACTTATGTGGTGCCTGTGGGGATGGTGGATGTGCCTCTGGACCCTCAGGGGGACTCATTAAACCAAACTTTCCGAAATGCCTGCTCTGAGCAAGATGTAAACACTTGTCTCTGAGCTACCAGTCTGGCAGGTGCCCCATGCCTGGCTGGCCGCCCAAGAGTGTGGGTAGCCAGGAGCTCCCTCCACTGGGCACCACAACTACAAGCATTGCAGGGAAGACCCGTCGTACCCAGGGTTCCCTACTCACAGATCTGTACGTTTGACGGATGGTCAGCATTATCTCTGATCCCAagttcaggaaaaagaaaaaaaaaaaatactaatcccCGACTGCAGCAGCAGGGGCCTGAAACTGACTACCTTGATCTTGTATGTTGTGTATACCAACGGAGAAGCTACTGGATTCTAGCCAGAGCTGTCACTGCCTGGCACTACAagctttatctattttggattCTTTCCTTAGGAAGGTTCCCGTAAGTGGGATGATTGGGTCAGAGGGCACAGATGTTTCCTGGGCTCTCAGGCCGCCAGGCTGCTGCCCTGCAGGGAGCAAGGTGGGTGCAGCTCTGCTGGTGCGTTGGGCGGCGTCACGGCTGCCTTCCAGCctcaggagggcaggaggggcgcGGGCAGGAGCTCGCCGCCGTCGGCGATACGCGAGACCGTGTGGACGTGCTTCCGTCTAGAGAACAGAGTGTGAGGAAAGGCATCGCTTTGGCCTCGGGCTCGTCGCGCTCTCCTGTTTTCCCCCGTGTACTCTTCTGTGCCTCCAGCTTTCTGAAAGACACACATctcaattttaaaacaatttccaaTTACGCCCCCAAATCCATCCGCTTCGCCCAGGCTTCAGGAATCCGACTGCAGGCCACGAGCTCAACCCCAGCCCTCGAAGCATAGGAAGGCTGGCATCTCCCACCTTGGAGGAGCCTGAGGGGAGACTTGTGCTTCAAAGCCGACGTGGGATCCGCGCGGAGGCCACACGGCTCCTCCCCTGCGGCGGCCGGGCGGCCCCGGCGAAGCGCACTCAGAGGCGGGGCCGGCGCGGGCCCCTCCCACCCGGCGCCCAGGACGCATGGTGGAGGCGGGCCTGTGGGCGGGGGTGCGCGGAGCCCGGGGTGGGGACTCCACAGCCGCCTCTCCTTTGACCGCCCGGCGGCAGGGCCCGAGCGGACGGCAGGGGTGGTGCCTGCGGGCCACGGTCCCGCCCCGGGCCGCCATTGCCGGGCCTGTCGGGCAGAGCTGCGCACCTCCCTCGCCTCCCGTCGCGGAGCGGAGCCGAGCGGCCGGCCTGACCAGGCTGCCCCCAACCCAGCTCGCATCTCCCCCACGGCCAGGCAAGTCTCCACCAGCCTAGCCCGTGTCGTCCGCCCCCAGCCTTGGGGCGGAGGGGGGCGGCCTGAGCTCAGGGCCTCCAACGGAGGAGGCCTCTGTCCAGGAGAACCACCTTTACTCCGCGGCCCCAGAGGCTCCCGTGGGCACGATCGTGAGCCGACGAGTTCCGGAGGACCCTCCTGCCCTGGCAGGGCTTCTCTCCGCATGCGCGAGAAGCCTGACCAGCTGGTTGGACGAACAACCCGGTGCACCGATCGCGACCTCCTAGCAACAGGGGCCAAGCCCAGGCTCATCCTTGAGTCCCACCCAAACCTGCTCTTCTGCTTTATTGTCCCCAGAGCGTACGGTCCCCAAACAGTGCACCTGCCGGCGGCCCCAACCCAGCGGTAGAAGTGGACATGAGGTTGGCAGGTGGGTGGCTTCCACAGTGAACGGGTGGCAGTTGGAAAGGGGACCGGACTGGAGGCCCAGGTGTCCGAAGGTCTGCCTGGAGGGGCCCGAGTAGACTACTGAGTGTGGTTTTTGGAAACGAAGGGCACCGCACAAACACTCattctgtgaccttgagtaaatcCTTTCACCTCCCAGGACTTAAAGAGCTGTGAAAGGAGGATCAGGGTAGTCGATTTCTCCCAACTCGGATAGCTGGCCGCTGTCTGAAAAAACGAGTGGTGGTAGAGGCTGCTCCAGGGAGCATGGCGGCTAGGTGGAGAGGGGGCGGGGTGCAGTAGCGGAGAGGCGTGGTCTTAGAGTAGAAACTGACCAGAGTGGCGATGGGGCTGGGTAAGAATCGGTGCCAAACCTGCCCTCGGCCTGACAACTGAGATAGACGGCTTGGCTGGGGGAGGAACAGATGGGGGTGGGCGGTGGCGAGCAGAACTCAAGAATTGCAGTTCAGAACTGCTAAAGGTTGCAGCCTTGTAAATGTATCGCAGTAGAGCTGGCTGGTGAGGAACTGGCTGGGAGGGTGTGGCCTCAAGATCAGCGAGGGCTGGAGCAAAAAATAGTCACTGCTCTGCGGGTTAATTCGAGGCGGGGAGTTGAGGAGAGGATACTGTACGCAGAGAACGCAGCCTGGGACAGAAGCTGGGCACGTCCAGCGTTTCAGGGGAGAGTAGAGGAGGACAATCTAAGTAGGGAGGATGAGGAGCATCCAGATGGGGTTAAGGATGTGCTGTCACAGAAGCCACTGGAGAAGTGTTTCCAGCAGGAGGACCGGGCAGCCAACTGAGAGGTCAGGAAGATTGGGGCCAACGGGTGACCCAGGAAGTTGACTCCAAGAAGGTGATACATGGCCTTGGCCACAAGCTGTTTCGCTGGGGTGATGTAGATAAGGCCACACTGGAGTAGGTTGGAAGAGAGTGGATGGTGAGACTGGGGAAGacgaagggaggggggagaagtcAGTGGCTGGATGTGATTTGAAGGAGGGCCTCTCCTGTGCTTTCTTACAATGGGCGGTGTTGCAGGTcgaggagagtgagagaggatgACAATCATTGAGAGGAGAGCTTAGGGTCCAGCTCACAACAGCTGCAGGAACTGGTCTTCAAAAGGAGTACGGACCCTCTCCTCCATCATGACAGGAGAAAAAGAGGACAGGACAGATGGGATATAAATATGTTGGTAGCCTCAGAGGCAGAAAGTTAGGGGGCTCCTGAGGGAGGCTTGGAGCCTCTTGAGCAGTAAGGTCTGCTAGGCTCCTCCACACGTGCCACAGAGAACGAAGCTGAAAGCCCTGGATTCAGGGGCCTCCTTCTACCTACCAGGAGCTCAAGTCCCCCTCTCAGGCCTGGCAGATGGCAGCAGGTCCCCACCTTCCTGTCCTCTGCTCACTTCTTCCCAAGTGGCAGGGAGATTCAGTACTGAGAGGCCCCAGGGTCATTCGGGAGCTCACTGGCAACCAAGGTGGCCTTGCCCCTGTCTGTCCTGCCTCCAGGCCCCCTCCGCATTGTGGCCCTGGTTGTCACCGTGGGCCTTACCTGGATCGTGGTCAGCATCCTCCTGGGTGGGCCTGGCAGTGGCTTTCCTCGCATCCAGCAACTCTTCACCAGTAAGTGTGGGACACTTCTTCACTCTGCTGTGGAGGCCGCTCTGGGGGGCACTCTGGGCCTGTGGGCAGAGgctcagggtggggtgggggcggcctGGGGTTTCGGTCTCTTCCTGGCAGGCCACCTCTAGCTGCCCTCGGGTTGTCTCCTGGCACCCAGCACAGTCCTCCCCCTACCACCCAATTGCTTCAGCTGGGAACTCCAGTCCCTGCTAATTAGAACTCTGTGGCCTGTTGGAGTCAGCGGAGtcagtgaggggcagggggattCTGCTGAACGTTGGGGACAATATCCCAGCTGCTCCCTGCAGGCTCTATCCTGGCCTCTGGGATGGGGAGGGCATTCTATACCTTGTTATTAGTAGCCCTTCCCCCAAGTACTGTTTACAGATGTAATTTACCCTTTTCCCAGAGCAGGGGGCTTGCATCTGGCTTAGCTCCTGGCCCCTGAGCCTGACTGACCCTCCACCTTGAGTTCAGGGTATAGGGCCAGGGCGCCCTGCTGCCGGCCCCTGGAGGCCTCCACCCTAACACAAACAACTCTCTGTACCCACAGGCCCAGAGAACTCAGTGACCACAGGTAAGGCTCCAtcacctccccactcctcccccgtGCCCAGCCCTCATAGCACGGCCTGCCTCAAGTCCTCCAGGGTCTCTGttctccatccatccctccccaAACTAGCCTTCACAGCCTACTGGAGCTCCAGTAGAAAACCAGTTACCTGCTTCCACAATACACTGGTGAGACAAGCATAGAATAGACATTCCCATTTCAAAAGGGAGACACTGGAGGGAATAAAGGGGTCAGCAGTCCCAGCAAGTTGAAACCCAGCAGGGCAAATGCCATCAGGATTCCAGGCCTGAGAAGAATCCTCTGTGGCCGAATGCTCTGTCCTCTGGccccactggggggggggggcaccctcTGGTGGGGGTAGTCCTACCCTCTGGGCCTGTGCCATCTCTGTCCTCAGAGCCATCCTTacttccttctgtcctttttctgtccctttcagcCCAGGATGGCAGTGTCTCAAAAACCTCGGTGTCTTGTGCAATTCATGAGACTCTGAGGTCGGAGACAGGAGGGCCCCGCAGATCTCGATTCCTGGCTTCTGCTGACAGGATTGAGTGGAACCACAAGTCACATGCCTCAGCTCTTTAGTAATTGGTCCTCCGACCACAGCCTTGGTGTTCTATCCAGAGCCTGCTTTCTCATATTTTGCAATATGATTAGACTGAGTGTTTTCCAAATTTGCACATTCTGGTTCCTTTGTACTTAACAATTCCATTTTcaacttccctttctctcctcacaTCTTACTGTGAGCAGCAAGGAGAAACCAGGCTGTGCTCTCAAGCGCTGTGTTTGGAGATCTCCTCAGCTAAGGATCCCAGCTCAGTGTTTTACAAGTTCTGCTCTCCACAAAACATTAGAACCAGATTTGGCCAAGTTCTTTGCCACTTTATGACGAGAACCCCCTTTCCTCCAGTGTCCAGTACCATGTTCCCCATTTCCACCCGAGACGACGTCAGAAGCGTCTCTAAGGCACCCATCGGCGGCAGCGCTCCGggccccatgtgctctctctccgcGCCCTTCCATCTGGGCTCCCACCAGAAGCGCCTCTGACGTCCTTATTTCTACCAACACTCCCATGAGGCAGTCTAGACCTTCTCTAGCTGCACCTCAGAATTCTACAGCCTCCCTTCATTACCCAGTTCCGAGGCCGTTTCCAGTTTGTGGGGGACTTGTAATagctgcaccccaccccccgcctcctGCCGTCAAAATCTGTATCAGTTTCCCCGGGGCAGCTGCaataaaataccacaaactggatggatTAAATGACAGACATTTCTTCTCTCAGGAATGTTCGGGAAGCCGGAAGTCCGAAATCTAGCTGTTGGAGGGCTACAGCCCCTCTGCAGGCTCCAgaggagggtccttcctgcctcttcaggCTTCCAGGGGCCCCGGGtgttccttgacttgtggccacgtccctcctgtctctgcctctgtctgcacACGGCCTTCTCCTCTGTATCTGTCTTGTCTTCTgtgtcttataaggacacttgtcattggatttagggccaccctACTCCGCGATGAGCTCATTTTAACAAATCATGTCTTCAGTGAGCCTGTTTTCAAACAGGGTCATATTCGAAGgtgctgggagttaggacttcaacacatctTTTGTGGGTCACAATTTAACCTGTAACGGAGGCTGCCCTGCTCCtgtcctccccacctctgcccgAGGGAGTCACCACTTTTCTGCAGTCACCCTCCCagctgctccctccttccccacctgtgCTCTGTTCCCGGCAGGGCCACAGCCAAGGCCAGCCCTCCTGcatcttttcccctctcccaccagGGGCAGAAAAGCCTCCCTGAGGTCCCTGTCACCTTGCCCTGACGCCAGCCCCAGTAGGACGCAGAGTGTCTGTGGAAGTGTCCCTGGCCTTGGCCTGAGCCATGTCCTCTCCATCCCCTGTTGGTCCCCTGTGGGCTGGTCCTGACCTTCCCCTCTCAGATCTCAGGTGACCCCAGGGCCAGGCCTGTGGGTCACTCCTGCTGTCCCTGCTCAGAGCCACGAGCCAGGAAGTACAAATGCGGCCTGCCCCAGCCGTGTCCTGAGGAGCACCTGGCCTTCCGCATGGTCAGCGGGGCTGCCAATGTCATCGGACCAAAGATCTGCCTCGAAGATAAAATGTGAGCTCCTTGGGGTGGACAGTGGGGGGGCATAGGAGACTGGAAGCTGGATCTGTGAAGGGAAGTGGAGCAAATGTGCCATTTGAGggctctgccacccccaccccgctaGGCTCATGAGCAGTGTCAAGGACAACGTGGGCCGTGGACTGAACATCGCCCTGGTGAATGGTGAGTGCCTGTGATATGGGGTCAGAGTTGAGATCGGAGAAGCCATGTCATGACCTGCCACCCTCCTTCCCTGTGCCCTCCCCATGAGGAGGCGTCTGGATATTGGCcttggccctcccctccccttccctctgggaaTTCCCAAGGAGGCCTGGGAAGGGGTCTGTGCAAGCTGAATTTTCCACAGAAGTGacccaataaacaaaagcacaGTAGCAGTAAAGAACCAGAAGTTTCCAGGAAGTTGGAGAGGATTTCCTAGGAAGCCCCTGGAGAGCCTCAAATGGCAGACAGAACCTTCACAGCCTTGGATGGGCTGCAGCTGTCTGAACAAGGGGGCACAGTGGGCATGAATATGAGGGAATGTTTGAAAAGCTTCCAGAAGGTCTGCACTCAGTGGCCAGTGCCGTGTCCTTAGCCTTGTCTAGGGGGGCTGAGGTGGTAGGTGGAGTTGCCCTGACGGCTCACCCAGCaggaccccctccctccctctcaaccCAGGGGTCAGTGGTGAGCTCATCGAGGCCCGGGCCTTCGACATGTGGGCAGGAGGTGAGTGGTCACCATGTGCAGCAAAATGACTGGGCATCTTTCCCCCGAAGTGCCGCCCTCTGTCCATTCACTGCAGCTTCTTGAGCACTTCCTTGGGTTTGGAAAAGGCAGGTGTATGGTCATAGGGGTGGCCCTGGCTTCTTATACCAGTTTGTCCCTTTACTTACTTGGCGACCCTTGGTGGGCGTGTCCCTGGCCTGATCCCTACTTGAGTTTCCTTGTTTGGAGAACAGGGGTCGGTGGGGAATGGGCACTCCGTGGTGCCTGATGCTCCATGTTTCATGGGACCTGTCACCCCAGATGTCAACGACCTGCTGAAGTTTATTCGGCCACTGCATGAAGGCACCTTGGTATTTGTGGCATCCTACGACGACCCAGCCACCAAGTAAGTGACTGCTGAGGCCAGCCTCAGCCTCACCCTCCCACGGCGACCGCTTATATCTCTTCCTTCTGTGTGGCAGGATGAATGAAGAGACTAGGAAGCTTTTCAGCGATCTGGGCAGCAAGAACGTGAAGGATCTGGCCTTTCGGGACAGCTGGGTGTTTGTGGGGGCCAAGGGCGTGCAGAACAAGAGCCCCTTTGAGCAGGTACGGGTGCAGAGCCCAGAGCAGTGTGCCCACCCCTTCTGCCTCCGTCCCGCCAGTGTGCCTTCAGTCCACGCCCCAGGCTTCCCTGAATTCTCCTCCAGCACCAGCACCCGCACCCCTACCCAGGGTAGTTCCAGACCCCTCGCCGTCGGCATGGGGAAGGCCAGTAACTTTGACCCCTCCAGGGTCTTTAAATGGCAAAGCTTTCACAATGGCAAGACTCACAATTAAGAAATCTTTCTCCCAAACATCTTCAAGATGCTCAGGCTGGTCCCATCTGCACTTCCTGctcccaccagcccctgctgCCCTCTGGTCGACTGCTCCTCCAGAGCCACACATGTCAAGCCCCACGTGAGGGGTTGCGAAGCCCCAGGCACCATCCTCATCTGTGGGAGGCTCCTAGCCTGGTGAAAGCCACAGTGCTCCCcagtcctgcccccccccccccccacacacacacagcaggacaAGGCAAATAGGCTCTTCAGTGGTTTCTGGAAGGCTCTGGCTGCCAGAAAAGAGCAACTCAGCACCCCGAAAAGAAATGCgccctctggctttgttcttcctGAAGCTTCCAGCAGCTCCCTGCGGGCCAGGTGAGGGCGGGAACGTACATCATGTTCCCTCCTTACCTTCCCTGTGTGTGCCAGGCCCACACACGTGCAGAGCAGTTGGCTCCCCCACACTCCACCTGTGAGGGAAGCTATtgccattttgtagatgagaaggGGACTGAAAGCTCTGTCTGACCCTTATGCCTGAGGGCTGAGGCCATAACTTCCTGCTCCCCAAACCCCACAGCACGTGAAGAACAGTAAGCACACCAATAAGTACGAAGGCTGGCCTGAGGCGCTGGAGATGGAAGGCTGCATCCCGAGGAGGACCACGGCCAGCTAGCTGGCTGAGCGCAAGGACCAGGCTGAGGGAGGCTGCGTGTGCCTGGCCGGGAGAAGGCAGTGGTGGCgccagggcagggctgaggccTGACCC from Neomonachus schauinslandi chromosome X, ASM220157v2, whole genome shotgun sequence encodes the following:
- the FAM3A gene encoding protein FAM3A isoform X1 encodes the protein MRLAGPLRIVALVVTVGLTWIVVSILLGGPGSGFPRIQQLFTSPENSVTTEPRARKYKCGLPQPCPEEHLAFRMVSGAANVIGPKICLEDKMLMSSVKDNVGRGLNIALVNGVSGELIEARAFDMWAGDVNDLLKFIRPLHEGTLVFVASYDDPATKMNEETRKLFSDLGSKNVKDLAFRDSWVFVGAKGVQNKSPFEQHVKNSKHTNKYEGWPEALEMEGCIPRRTTAS
- the FAM3A gene encoding protein FAM3A isoform X2 — protein: MRLAGPLRIVALVVTVGLTWIVVSILLGGPGSGFPRIQQLFTSPENSVTTEPRARKYKCGLPQPCPEEHLAFRMVSGAANVIGPKICLEDKMLMSSVKDNVGRGLNIALVNDVNDLLKFIRPLHEGTLVFVASYDDPATKMNEETRKLFSDLGSKNVKDLAFRDSWVFVGAKGVQNKSPFEQHVKNSKHTNKYEGWPEALEMEGCIPRRTTAS